The nucleotide window GGCCAGGTATGGTGGGCGATATTATTTGGGTTAATCGTAACAGTTATAAACTTGTTTCATGTTGAGAAATTTGGCGAAAGTGAATTTTGGTTAGCTATTGTCAAAGTTGTAGCATTGTTAATGTTTACGGTAATTAGTGCCGGGATTTGTTTTGGGTTTATTGGTAATCAAGGTTTTATTGGAACTAGCGTTTTATTAGGTGCAGGAGGCTTTGCCCCTAGTGGGTATTGGCCAATCGTTCTTACAATGGTAATTATTTTAGTTAATTTTCAAGGTTCAGAAATTATCGGTTTAGCTGCAGGTGAATGTAAGCAACCGGAAAAAAGTATTCCAATAGCAGTCAGAAATGTTACTTGGCGTATTATTGCACTATATATTATTCCAATATCATTATTGATTGCGATTTTTCCTTGGAATGAAGCAACTTTATCGGAAAGTGTGTTTGCGGCAGCACTTAACTCCTATGGTTTTGGTTGGGCAGGGGATTTATTTGCCTTTGTTGTACTAACGGCGGCAATATCTTGTTCTAATTCAGGGTTATATGGTAGTGGTAGAGCTTTGCATGCTTTATCAAAAGAAAATATGGCACCAAAATGGTTAGGACGACTAAATAAAAATGGAATGCCACAAAATTCGATTATTACTTCAGTTTTGGGCTGTTGGTTGATTATTGCAATTTATACCTTGGATTCTAGTAATATGGCATACACCTATTTATTAGCTGTATCAGGATTTACCGGAGCAATGGCTTGGATTTCGATATGTTGGAGTCAATATAATTTCCGCAAGCAAATTATTAAAGATGGACTAGAAGATACATTAAAATATAAGACTCCGTTTTTTCCTTACATCACTTTATTTGGGATTTGGGTTCAAGTTTTTTGTTTAGTGGTTTTAGCATTTACGGATGATTTAAGATCGGCTCTTTATGCCGGTGTACCAATGTTGTTTATACCAATGATTTTGTATAAATATCGTCATAAGTTGAGTATTGCAAAAAATGAACAATTAACCGAACAATTTGCAGAAGATTAATAAAAAGGCAATCGTCAGTAAGAACAGGACGATTGCCTTTTTATCTAAAGTTTTGCTTGAAGTTATAAAAGATGGTAAACTATAAAGAAAAAATGGTTAACGATAGAGGGGTATTAATATGAAAACAAGACAAATGATTTTAATAGCATTATTTGCAGCATTAACTGGTATTGGAGCTTTTATAAAAATTCCAACACCATTAGTGCCATATACCTTACAATATTTGTTTTGTGCATATGCGGGTATATTTTTAGGAAGTAAAGATGGTCTTTACTCACAACTGCTTTATATTACCATTGGATTGGTTGGTTTTCCGATTTTTGCTAGTGGCGGTGGACCGGCGTATGTTTTACAACCGACGTTTGGCTATCTAATGGGTTTTGCAGCAGGAGC belongs to Negativicutes bacterium and includes:
- a CDS encoding biotin transporter BioY, yielding MNMKTRQMILIALFAALTGIGAFIKIPTPLVPYTLQYLFCAYAGIFLGSKDGLYSQLLYITIGLVGFPIFASGGGPAYVLQPTFGYLMGFAAGAYVIGLLIKKLKNMSFIKVYSIITIGLMMVYLLGVSYMYLIVNFYLNKQMDIMKAIAVGFTPYIVFDLGLNILITITALRVVPILRRAGYLK
- a CDS encoding amino acid permease; the protein is MNRGLKMRHLQLIALGGIIGSGYFLGTGYILEKAGPAAIISYLLGGAIVLAVMLCLAELAVAKPVSSSFVTYAKEYISPTWACGVGWSYWLNWVAYVPSEMIAAGIIMNKFVPEVGQVWWAILFGLIVTVINLFHVEKFGESEFWLAIVKVVALLMFTVISAGICFGFIGNQGFIGTSVLLGAGGFAPSGYWPIVLTMVIILVNFQGSEIIGLAAGECKQPEKSIPIAVRNVTWRIIALYIIPISLLIAIFPWNEATLSESVFAAALNSYGFGWAGDLFAFVVLTAAISCSNSGLYGSGRALHALSKENMAPKWLGRLNKNGMPQNSIITSVLGCWLIIAIYTLDSSNMAYTYLLAVSGFTGAMAWISICWSQYNFRKQIIKDGLEDTLKYKTPFFPYITLFGIWVQVFCLVVLAFTDDLRSALYAGVPMLFIPMILYKYRHKLSIAKNEQLTEQFAED